The following is a genomic window from uncultured Fibrobacter sp..
CGCCATTTCTAGAGGCGCCAGCAGTTTCCTCATGAAGCCGCTTTCTATTTCGCAGCTCGAGGACGTGGCCAAGAAGGCCCTGGCACAGCAGCAGAACAAGTCTACCGCGCAATTGATGGAATCGCAGGTTCTGGATAGCCTGCTCGGCAACACGCCAGAAATGCGCAAGATTCTCAAGACGGTCTACAAGATTGCCCCCACGACAAGCACAGTGCTCATCACCGGCGAATCCGGCTCGGGCAAGGAGTTCCTCGCCAAGATTGTACACCGCTACAGCAAGAGGAGCGAAGCTCCCTTCGTCGCCGTCAACTGCGGCGCCATTCCGGAGAACCTGGTCGAAAGCGAACTCTTCGGCAGCAAGAAAGGTTCGTACACCGGTTCCACCGCCGACAAGAAGGGCCTGTTCGAATCTGCTAACGGCGGCACACTGTTCCTCGACGAAGTCGGCGAACTTTCCCCGGCAACGCAGGTCAAGCTCCTGCGCTTCTTGCAGAACCACGAGATACGCCGCGTGGGCGAAACCGAGAGTCGCTATGTGGACGTACGCGTCATCGCGGCGACAAACCGCGAACTCAAGGACGCCATGCTCGAAGGCCGGTTCCGCGAAGACCTTTACTACAGGTTGAACACGTTCCACTTGCAACTCCCGCCCCTGCGCGAACGTAAGCCCGTGATCCCTGCACTCGTGCGCTACTTCATCCTCAAGTACAAAGAAGCCCACGGCAAAGACATTGTCGACATCGAGCCCGCAGCACAGTATGCGCTCAGCCGCTACCGCTATCCGGGCAACATCCGCGAACTCGAGAACATCATCGAGCATGCCATCGTGCTTTCGGAAAACGGAGTCATCCGTTTGGAAGACCTGCCCGAAGAAGTCCAGAACGAAGCGAACGAAAAGCCCATCGCCATCCCGCACATGAAGCAGGCGGCCATCGCGAACGGCGAGACCGTCTGGGATAACGGCGGCGCAATCGCCCCGCAGGAAAGTTCGGCAGAACGCGGCGGGACGGAAAGCGAGCCCTATCCGGGCAAGGCCCAGGACGGCTATGCAGAAATCACCCTTGGCGAAAAGAAGGACGCAAGCAGTTCCGACGAAATCCTCTCGCTCGAGGAAATGGAACGCAGGCACATCCTGCATGCGCTCAGCATTTGCAAAGGGAACCGCACCGAAGTCTGCAAGCGACTCGGCATCAGCCGTGCCACTCTATGGCGCAAGCTGAAAGAGTTGAAGATTGCGATGGAAGAAAGCGACGAGGGGTGAGGCTCGAGGCTCCAGGTTCGAGGAGCCGGCAATGAGCGATAAGCAGTGAGATAAAAAAGGAGATGCCCGGTCAAGCCGGGCATGACACATCCCTAACCACTAACCACTGCTTACTGCCTACTTGTACTCTCGCTTCGCTCAAGTACCAAATGCTCGGCTCGGCCATGTTCAAGCAAGCTTGACCGCGCCGCTCGCCTTACGCATTTGTCCTACTGTCTACTGCCTACTTCCACAAGCGTTGCGACAAGGCAAGAATCCTTCGTGGAACCACTGCCCGCAAAATCAATATCCTGCCCGCGCTTCCAAGCAGTGCGGGCATTCTTGTGTACCGACTTCACGGCATCGAGTACGTCGCGAGAGAACGCGTCAAGCGCAAATTCGCTGTAATTGGAACTCACCATGATGAACCCGTGCGGGTTGAGGATTTGAGCGCATTCCGCGACAAGCGGCATCAAGTGTTCGCGCACGTTGAAGTTGAAGCCCTTGAAGCGGGCGAAGCTCGGCGGATCGAGAACGATACCATCGAAGCGGAGCCCTTTCTTGCAAGCCCAGCGCACGTATTCAAGCGCATTGCCGCGGAAAAATTCTCCCGGGCGCAAGTCAAGGCCATTCAGTGCGTAGTTTTCACGGCCCTTGTCCAAAATCTTCCCGCTGATGTCGGCATTCGTCGCGACAGCGGCACCACCCAGGCGCGCATGCACCGAGAAACTGCACGTGTAGCTGAAGAGGTTGAGGAAGTGCGGGCCTTCACCGTCCATCGCGCGGAAGCGTTCCTCCACTTCGAGGCGCACATGGCGCATGTCGAGGAACAGTCCAGGATTCACCGTATCGAGCAAATCTACATGAAAACGCGCGCGCCCCTCGCGCACGACGCCCACGGCATCCTCACGCGAGCCAAAAGCAATTTCCATCGGAGCATTTTCCAAGGACTTGCCCGAGCGCGAGAGACGCTCCTTCACCACAACGCAAACAGGATTGAACAGTCGCGACACCGCATCGACAAGCTCGCGGCGACGCGACAGCATCTCTGGCCCAAAGAACTGCACCTGGAACCGATCACCGAAACGGTCAAGCGTAAGGCCCGGAAAACCGTCAGCAGCCCCATTCACAATGCGGTAAGCATCGGTCACCTCAAACAGCGCTGAGCGTTTTTCGAAAGCAGATTGGAGGAGGGAAAGCATGAATGACTAGGGGTTAGAATCTAGAGGCTAGGATCTAGGGGTTAGTAGCGGTGAGCTTTGAGCCATCAGCAGTGAGTAGCGAATCTACGAAAATCATACCTCATCGCTCATTGCTCATAGCTGTCAAGCATCACTTGTCCAAATTCTTGATTTGGTCCACGAACTCGCCGACTTCCTTGAACTCACGGTAGATGGAGGCAAAACGCACATAAGCCACGGGATCGAGTTTTTTGAGTTCCTGCATGGTCATGTTGCCAATCTGGTCGTAAGTCACCTCGAAGCTATCATTGACCGGCAGGGAATTCTCGACGTTGGTCGCCAAGTTTTCCAAGTCTTCCCTGGACACCGGGCGCTTCTTGCAAGAATCCATAAGGCCCTTCATCAGTTTCTCGCGCTGGAAAGGCTCCTTGCTCCCGTTCCTCTTGATAACGGTAAGCGGCTGCAACTCGATATATTCACGAGTTGTAAAGCGGCGGCCACAGGCAAGGCATTCGCGGCGGCGGCGTATAGAGGTTCCGCTCACGCGGCTATCGACAACCTTGTCGTTGTCGGTTTTGCAAAAAGGGCAAATCATGGCTTGAATATAAGTTTTTTCGCGAGGAAAAAGCACTTTTTTTGAGATTTCGTCATTATCCGTGAGGCAAAAGGGCTTTTTTTGTAAAAATCCAAGTTAAAGGGAAAACTAATCCTTCAAACAACGGACAGGAGTCGCATTAATCTTCGCAAAACCATACACCCCAAAACTTACATGATGATCACCAGATCGAAGAATCAACGCGATTGAGTTCAGGCTATCTTTTGACGCGGTACTCCAATACACTGCGTCATTACCATAATAAATTCTACGGCCATAATCATATTGTCCATTCAGATAAAACATCGGAGCAACAGGATAAGCAGAAAAAGAATAATCGTCAGTCCCAGTCAAATTCCAGGAAGATCCATTCCGATTCCAACTCGTCACAGCTTTCAGTTTTTCCCCACCAAAGGAACCAATACCCGTTGATTCCATAAGAATATCCCAGTCTTCTTTGCTCGGAAGATGCCAGCCAAGCGGACAAACACCCCTAACAACATCGGCATGGTTACATTCAGAAGCATAACCGCACCCCTTTCCATTATCGCTATAGACACCCGCACTATCCATCGCAGCGCTCCACAAGTAGAGGCGGCCGTCCATTTCGCAATACTGAAGTGTATCATTATAACAAAAGCTACTGGAATCCAAAGTTGACGTAGGCTCTACATAACGGAATCTCAGGTTTTCCTT
Proteins encoded in this region:
- a CDS encoding sigma-54 dependent transcriptional regulator, coding for MKILIADLDKNFISDIQHSWSIPDTDFVVCSDKDAFMPLAKNQPVDLAFIEVPFLMLENMDMVSYLKERHPGIEIYVLCNDKNWPGATSAISRGASSFLMKPLSISQLEDVAKKALAQQQNKSTAQLMESQVLDSLLGNTPEMRKILKTVYKIAPTTSTVLITGESGSGKEFLAKIVHRYSKRSEAPFVAVNCGAIPENLVESELFGSKKGSYTGSTADKKGLFESANGGTLFLDEVGELSPATQVKLLRFLQNHEIRRVGETESRYVDVRVIAATNRELKDAMLEGRFREDLYYRLNTFHLQLPPLRERKPVIPALVRYFILKYKEAHGKDIVDIEPAAQYALSRYRYPGNIRELENIIEHAIVLSENGVIRLEDLPEEVQNEANEKPIAIPHMKQAAIANGETVWDNGGAIAPQESSAERGGTESEPYPGKAQDGYAEITLGEKKDASSSDEILSLEEMERRHILHALSICKGNRTEVCKRLGISRATLWRKLKELKIAMEESDEG
- a CDS encoding class I SAM-dependent methyltransferase, coding for MLSLLQSAFEKRSALFEVTDAYRIVNGAADGFPGLTLDRFGDRFQVQFFGPEMLSRRRELVDAVSRLFNPVCVVVKERLSRSGKSLENAPMEIAFGSREDAVGVVREGRARFHVDLLDTVNPGLFLDMRHVRLEVEERFRAMDGEGPHFLNLFSYTCSFSVHARLGGAAVATNADISGKILDKGRENYALNGLDLRPGEFFRGNALEYVRWACKKGLRFDGIVLDPPSFARFKGFNFNVREHLMPLVAECAQILNPHGFIMVSSNYSEFALDAFSRDVLDAVKSVHKNARTAWKRGQDIDFAGSGSTKDSCLVATLVEVGSRQ
- the nrdR gene encoding transcriptional regulator NrdR, which encodes MICPFCKTDNDKVVDSRVSGTSIRRRRECLACGRRFTTREYIELQPLTVIKRNGSKEPFQREKLMKGLMDSCKKRPVSREDLENLATNVENSLPVNDSFEVTYDQIGNMTMQELKKLDPVAYVRFASIYREFKEVGEFVDQIKNLDK
- a CDS encoding FISUMP domain-containing protein — its product is MYSKMITSMGCATLLLSALTFIACDAESSTWQAEWVEPEPPCRTSSEDNCEYGTLVDDRDGQTYKTVKIRDQWWMKENLRFRYVEPTSTLDSSSFCYNDTLQYCEMDGRLYLWSAAMDSAGVYSDNGKGCGYASECNHADVVRGVCPLGWHLPSKEDWDILMESTGIGSFGGEKLKAVTSWNRNGSSWNLTGTDDYSFSAYPVAPMFYLNGQYDYGRRIYYGNDAVYWSTASKDSLNSIALILRSGDHHVSFGVYGFAKINATPVRCLKD